The window CTGCTTGGCTGTGCCGCCGTGTGGGCGATTCTGGCACGGAATCCGAAAGGCGATTTTTCACCCCGATCTGCTTCCTTGTTTGGCCTCGGCTTGTCTAAACGTTTTAGCAGATGCACATCAAATACACACACCCACACAATCTAGGGCAGAAATTCAGCTCATCTCGCATGTCATGCGATGGCAGCCGCATTCATCTCTGCACGCGTAACGAGACAGTGTCTGAAATATGAAATATCCACaacggcggaggcctcaATGCGGACCTAAGTTGTGCATCTTGCAACGTTAGATGAAGGGAACGCCCGGAACACATGCAATGTGGAGCCAATACTAAACATATACGCCCCACTCAGTAAAAGGGCTGGATTTTTTCCGCTGCAGAAGAGTACCCAGGTGTAGGTTTTAGAAGTAAGAGCCTCGTTGTGCTTCGGGCGTGGAGCGGCTCTGCGGAACGTGCCCGACAGGGTGAGACCGAACTAACATTGCTTTCGGCggacagggggggggggagggggggttcACTGCTTGAAAGTGGTGAAGCAGAAAGGAAGCATGCCTTGCAGCGAATCTGCCTCCTGTCATGCGCTACTCAGATCCCCGGATCATGTGCCGCGTCAGGTGATTACGACGTACTCTAGAGGCGCCCTGAGCAACATTCTTGACCTGGGGACTCAGGCGCGCGACTACCTACGTCCCGGTCACCAACGTCTTCAGAAACAGGATTGCTGTCAAGTTGCTTAAATCGCACACAAGATCGTTCCTCCGTCGATTCTGCAGTCACATGTGCACAGGGGCTGAATTGCGGCAGGCCACAGAGAAGAAGGTCTCACTGTACCTTTATCCTAATTTTGCAGTGGTGAAGCACGCTGATAGGTTGCCATAGGACAAGAGCAGAGCGTCTTTTTGCGCTTGCCGAATTCCTGTGGACGCAGGGCGATCCCCAGTACACTCTCACCTTCCTGCGAGAGCGCTGAAGGCCGGCAAATGATGCCCTGAGTTCAGGCCTGAACCCTGGCTGAGTTCTGCATTGGGATTGAGCTCGGCTTGAAGTTTTCACGCGTTGAAGAGACGCTGATGTCGAGCGGAGGCCGTCGACAACGAgcacagaggcgcgccgccgcccaccgCTTGAGATCCAcagtgcggcgccgcacacgccttCCCAGCTGGATATTCCTCTTGACTTCGGCAGGCCTTCGCAAAGCTATGAGGCGACCTGACTGGAGATGGAAGGCCTCGCAGATTCCTCTACGCTAGATGCaaggcgtcgccttcgcaaGCCTCAAAAacacagcggcagcagcagcagctgaacCGAGGATCAGGGCGATCCCAACCCCGCCCTGAGCTCACGTAGACAGACTTTGCTCAACTGCTTCGGGCCTTGTGTGCGTCAGCCTTTCCCCTTAATACGGGAACACGCACGTATATATAACCCAGAGCATTGAGCGCCAAAACGACACGACAGATCTTCTTACTGCCGAAAGAATGAATGCGTCATCCTCCTAGAATGGAACGCCCCCCGCCAATGAGGAATGAGTCGCCGGtgaggcgtcgctcgctttttcgtctgcaggccgcgcctcgctgtcaGAGCGCTGTACCCCCCCAAGGAGTTTTTGCCCTATCTGGAGGTTTCAAGGCTTTAGCTTGCctttcctgtctctctcccgttTTCCCGTTCTTTTCTAGCGCATGTGGGTCTGCTTTTCACGGAAATCTgtgcctcgtcgtccgcggccgcgaaccacgcgcccgccctccACTTCTTCAGCGTCCTGCCGTCCACTGACCCCctgtccgctgcgccgcttgtcttctcgcttctctcctttcGCTGCCGCTTTTCGTGCTTCTCGCAGCTGCTCTTCCCTTTTCGAGTCTTTCAGAGTTCCTGGCCGTTCACTTTGCTGAAAACGCCcgctttttcgcttttctgccgcccgccccgccctcCTGTGCTCGCTTGCCTGTCTTCActcgcgtcgtctcttcaatcgccgcggcgcgcgcagctttcTGCTCATGAGTCAACGCATGTCGCACGCATTCCTGTGTTTCTCCGCTTATTTTCCGGTGCATTTTCCTCTGTCCTCTGAGAGGAAACCGCGCGGACGCTTCCTGCCCTCGTTGATGCACAGCACCCGCGCCCATGTCTCGCAGTCCTCCACAGGTACCAGACAAGCGGAGAAACTACGTGAGTCCAACTGCATTTATCCTCATAACTCCGAAATACTCAAGCTGTATCCTGCTTTCTTCCGTGCGTTGGACGAGGCACATCTCGGCGCTTCCTccaggccggcgcggagaggacgctCGAGGGCGTCAtcggctcctctgcggcaACACTTTTGTCTCTCTTTCGACTTTTCTTGAGGCGGCCTCAGCTCCACAGACGCCTGAGGTGCCGCCACAGCGGCACTGAACCTTATGAGCGTCTCGAGACCTTGAACACGCAACTGTGTTGACTGGACTGAACTGTGTTTTCATCCTGCGACTAGTGTTTGGTATACACGTCGTTGGATTTCCACGTATCAGGAGGTGGTGCGCTTCCTGGACAGCTGCCTGCTCGGCGGACGCGACCCTCCACCTCCTggcgcatgcatacacatcCCTCTTTGCTGTGTATCTGTATTCGTGTGCGCTGACGCATGCCTATCGTGTCGGCCGCGGGATCACCTCGCAGCGTGAGGCGAAAGGCCTCTAGCAGCGCGCCATGGGTCTCCCTTCCCAactcctcgtctccgcgtctaCAAGGCACCTCACCATgagtctcctcgcgtcgcctgccgcggctgggAGCCCGCCCTCGCTTGCGCAGGACAGCCAATCCTGCGAACcatttctctctcccctccgcTCGTCGGTCGGCGCCTCCGTGTCTCGCTGTGCTGCGAAGCTCGGCGCGCTACccgccgacgcggacgactggcggcacgcggcgaggccctctGGGGAGCTTCaaggcgccgacgagaaCTCTTTGGCGGGTGCGAACTTGGtgtcgccgcagccttcttcgctgacgcgaggccgcagaaagAAGTCGTGGCTACTGAGCCAGCTGCCGAACAAGACCGATACGCCTTCCGCAGAATCTACGGCGAAGAAGTGCAAGCGAGAGGGCACCCGCGCAGAGCCGTCGCGGGTGCTCTCTCCGTCCCTCCCGAggcagcccgcgccgctgcggcgcctctctgtgtcgtcgtccgcgtcggttgcgtcgttcgccgctccttctgcgtcgttcCCCTTGCCCGTgcttcgctcgccctccgcggcttctcagTGCAGCGAGGatcgcgcggctctctgcacACCAGACCGGCAGCTGGTGAGGACGGCGGCCTCATCTAttccgcctgcgtcgctccccgcctcgctgcctttcCCGCTCCactgcgccttctcgcagccgctcgcctccatcGCCACGCCGTCGGCGAAGGGGGACGACGATGAGCCCCTCGCGTCGTTCTcgcaggaagacgaaggcggcctgtgcctccgctcgcggtcgcgcgctgcgctcgctcgcAGCATTTTTTCTTCTCGAAAGCGCACGCCCTTCTACGCCTCACCGTATCTCCTCCCCGCGCACTCGCTACCACGGAGATCGCAGGCTGACCCCAGCTCGACGcccggcgcagcgaggctgAACGCGTGGGACTTCGGCTCGCAGGACCTGCAGAGCGGAGTCCCAGACcgagcagaggcgacggatgaggaggagccgcggagcggagagatgccgctctcgcttcttcagGGTGCTGTGCTGTCCGCAGCGACCGCCCGGGAGGCCCTGGGCGATcggcctgcggaggagggaGCCGACGGGGcagccggggggggggggcacctgcccccctcgccttcgtcctgcTCTTGTTCTCTCAGGAGCGCCCACAGAAGGCGGtcagcgagctgcggcgcggcgctgcctccctctccgtcctcctgGTCATGCTCGTCTCGCTCCTCGCAGCCCTGTCtcctgctgccggcgcgcggacgcaagtcggctgcggctctttccgccgcgtcttctgcagagGCCACTCACCTTccgccctcctgcgcgtctcctccgccgtccctcccgcgccgcctcgcagccgtGGAGCCTGTGGCTGCCCGCGGcggtctctcgcgcctgcccGCGGACGGGGGCTGGGCTGAGGGGCCTGGAGGCccgtgcgcgtcgctctgccttcctccgcaggcCAGCGTATCGCTCCactccgccttcctcgctccctgcgaaggcgaggcgacccGTTCCTCCGTGGTGAGGGATTCGAGACGTAGCGAGTCGAGGCTGAGCACGTGCGCGCTCTGTCCTTCACCGGTCCTGTCGttctccccctccccgcaGATCGGCAGCAAGCGAGGTGACTCGCTGCAGGTCGGCGAGCCTCTCTCCAagggcgcctcctcctccttcgtcGCTCGCTCTGTGCGGCGCGACGACTTCTCTCACggcgctccttcgccctccttccgcttctcttTCGCCGCGTTtttccagcgcgccgcgagacctgcgccgctgtctgcgcagggcggccaggcagcgagaggcgaagacagcgaagcagaagcacgagagaggggcggcgccgcgcttccgcgcccgGCGTTCCTTCCCGCTGCGGATGTTAGAGAGAGTGCTGTAgaggccgaaggcgcggcgaggggcgaggcgaccgccgcaCAGGACGGGCCTGAGAAGGGGCCGGGAGACCGGGAGGACGGCAATGGCCGAAAAAAGCGGAGGATGTCCATCGGCGACCTCTTCTAtctcgcgtcctccgcagtTCGTCGTCTCTCGAAAGGCAGACTAGCGCAGCCGAGCGCGACGCTCGTGGCTACGGAGGGGGTGGcagcggagggagcggcgctgCAAGAAGATCGCcgggcggctgcgcagcaggcggaaggcggcgaacgAGCTACgcaagaggcggaggggagTGGGGAAgaccgcggagaagagagagagaaaggtgggaaggcggaagaaggcgcttcACAGCAatgcgcagaaggcgcagcggagtCCCCGCGCGAACGAGCGGAAGGAGATGAGAGCCAAGTCACAGGGGAGACCCCcggcgaagaaaagcagaacgaggagaaaaacaagtcagcggaaggagaggcgagTCGACATTCTCCTCCTTCCGGGGTCGAGACCGACTCTCCTGTCTGCGTTCTGACTGGCGACCCAGGAGAGGGACTCGAAGATTGCGCAGCGGACGTGTGCCTTCCTGTTCCCGCTGCAAACGGGAtgccctcgtcttctccgctgtcctcctctcctcccccttCATCTCTCgactctgcttcctctcctccttctttcACCTCTGAACCTTCCGCgacgccttcgtctcctctttctggcgcagctgcgccgccgtccatCGCTCCGTtgcccttctctgcggcttcgcctccctcggcggTCGGGAGTCAGCCCCTGGCTACcttgccgcctcctctgtgtcgcagcaggcgccggcgatccagcggcgcggcagcgctgcgcttcttcaacgcgcacgcgggcgccATGTCTTCCTTCCGCGCTTCGCTCTTGAACAGACAGCGAACTGAAGACAGCGGGACGTCTGTCGGTCTTCGAGAAGACGAGCGAAAGGCAAGCTGCAAGCGGCTGAAGACTGGCGcaggagaaaacgaaaacggCGTGCGAGATAGGCCGCAGAACGGAGAGCTcgacacagaggagacaggcgagcaGACAGACCCTGCGGAATGCGAAACGAATGTGCGACGAGAAGTCAAtggaggagaaagagagggagggaagaagaccgaagaagagagaagaagactgGAGTTGAGGCGCTCCCAagcaggagaggaagacgacgagctgctgaccgccgctctctgcttcttcggcCCCGCTCTCACTGAAGAGGAAACGAAGCAGATGcgacagaaggcgcgcgaggaagaagaaagaaagcgacgcgaggaagaggagcggaggcgacaagaagagcagcggctgcgagaagaagaggagaggcggcggatcgaggaggaagcgcggaggaagcaggagGAACTTCACagacaagaagaagagaggcgaaggcgcgaacAAGAacagcggaagaaggccgaggcgcagaaagagCGGCTGCGAAAACAGAAAGCCGAAGAAGCCATAGCCCCTACCTGTGGCCGCGTGGTCCAGCCCGCccctctcgcgccctctgcgcctttcGCGTTCGGCGCCGCGAATTTGCCTcttccttcctcgcgtcCCACGGCTTCCTCCAAAGCTGCTGCCTCCCCGGCTCTTTGCTTCGGAGCCGCTCCACCTGCATCTCCCGCGGTGCCCGCACCCGGCGTCGCAGGAGCGTCCTCCGAGGCCTCTCAGCAGATCGCGgggcgtctcccgcgcctgcgcattCGGCGCACGTTGCCGAATAATCCAGCCGAGGCTGGGTGCgaggcttcgcctccgcctcctgctggctcgctgcctgcctttccccccgcggcgtcgcagcatgcagcgccgcctctcttTGGCGGCGctcagccgctgcaggcccccgtcgcggcctccccc is drawn from Besnoitia besnoiti strain Bb-Ger1 chromosome VI, whole genome shotgun sequence and contains these coding sequences:
- a CDS encoding hypothetical protein (encoded by transcript BESB_066450); its protein translation is MGLPSQLLVSASTRHLTMSLLASPAAAGSPPSLAQDSQSCEPFLSPLRSSVGASVSRCAAKLGALPADADDWRHAARPSGELQGADENSLAGANLVSPQPSSLTRGRRKKSWLLSQLPNKTDTPSAESTAKKCKREGTRAEPSRVLSPSLPRQPAPLRRLSVSSSASVASFAAPSASFPLPVLRSPSAASQCSEDRAALCTPDRQLVRTAASSIPPASLPASLPFPLHCAFSQPLASIATPSAKGDDDEPLASFSQEDEGGLCLRSRSRAALARSIFSSRKRTPFYASPYLLPAHSLPRRSQADPSSTPGAARLNAWDFGSQDLQSGVPDRAEATDEEEPRSGEMPLSLLQGAVLSAATAREALGDRPAEEGADGAAGGGGHLPPSPSSCSCSLRSAHRRRSASCGAALPPSPSSWSCSSRSSQPCLLLPARGRKSAAALSAASSAEATHLPPSCASPPPSLPRRLAAVEPVAARGGLSRLPADGGWAEGPGGPCASLCLPPQASVSLHSAFLAPCEGEATRSSVVRDSRRSESRLSTCALCPSPVLSFSPSPQIGSKRGDSLQVGEPLSKGASSSFVARSVRRDDFSHGAPSPSFRFSFAAFFQRAARPAPLSAQGGQAARGEDSEAEARERGGAALPRPAFLPAADVRESAVEAEGAARGEATAAQDGPEKGPGDREDGNGRKKRRMSIGDLFYLASSAVRRLSKGRLAQPSATLVATEGVAAEGAALQEDRRAAAQQAEGGERATQEAEGSGEDRGEEREKGGKAEEGASQQCAEGAAESPRERAEGDESQVTGETPGEEKQNEEKNKSAEGEASRHSPPSGVETDSPVCVLTGDPGEGLEDCAADVCLPVPAANGMPSSSPLSSSPPPSSLDSASSPPSFTSEPSATPSSPLSGAAAPPSIAPLPFSAASPPSAVGSQPLATLPPPLCRSRRRRSSGAAALRFFNAHAGAMSSFRASLLNRQRTEDSGTSVGLREDERKASCKRLKTGAGENENGVRDRPQNGELDTEETGEQTDPAECETNVRREVNGGEREGGKKTEEERRRLELRRSQAGEEDDELLTAALCFFGPALTEEETKQMRQKAREEEERKRREEEERRRQEEQRLREEEERRRIEEEARRKQEELHRQEEERRRREQEQRKKAEAQKERLRKQKAEEAIAPTCGRVVQPAPLAPSAPFAFGAANLPLPSSRPTASSKAAASPALCFGAAPPASPAVPAPGVAGASSEASQQIAGRLPRLRIRRTLPNNPAEAGCEASPPPPAGSLPAFPPAASQHAAPPLFGGAQPLQAPVAASPGAPFSPPLLAAPSAASPPALALSPAPAPFAPPAPVAAPVSAENGLEAAGFGSANIFCAGGQAPGVPSAFAFKPGGGFRGRRGGGRRR